One part of the Betaproteobacteria bacterium genome encodes these proteins:
- a CDS encoding restriction endonuclease subunit S yields the protein MAGEARLADLCESIVDCPHSTPVWTDSGVVVLRNQNIRNGRLVLTEPSYTDEAHFAERTRRAMPTEGDLVITREAPMGEVCMIPSDLRCCLGQRLVLLRPNRKRAEPRYLLYALQSKAVQHEIGVNEGTGSTVSNLRIPLLESLPIPTRPLSEQRAIAHILGTLDDKIELNRRMSETLEGMARALFKSWFVDFDPVRAKAEGRDPGLAKPIADLFPARLVHSELGEIPEGWEVGRFGEVVEQLRDQENPLSFPDVLYHHFSIPAFDEGQTAKAEFGESIKSLKSRVPPGVILMSKLNPEIERVWMVDVQPYDRSVCSTEFLVLRSRPPFTRGYAYCLARSPLFRQQIEGLVTGTSKSHQRAQVRSILDLAAVKPPARVVATFDGSAEAMLARTLECRREGRTLAALRDALLPKLISGELRVGDALQGVQAWEPATQEVFAESVGRHPRQVEDREHG from the coding sequence ATGGCGGGTGAAGCTCGACTCGCCGACCTCTGCGAGTCCATCGTCGACTGTCCGCACTCAACCCCCGTGTGGACTGACAGCGGGGTTGTTGTCCTTCGCAATCAGAACATTCGTAATGGACGCCTCGTTCTCACTGAGCCGAGCTATACCGACGAAGCGCACTTCGCCGAGCGCACTCGGCGGGCCATGCCGACCGAAGGCGATCTCGTGATCACCCGAGAAGCGCCTATGGGTGAGGTCTGCATGATTCCTTCCGACTTACGCTGCTGCCTCGGTCAACGATTGGTGCTCCTGCGCCCGAACCGGAAACGAGCAGAGCCAAGGTATCTCCTTTACGCCTTGCAGTCGAAAGCCGTGCAGCACGAAATCGGCGTGAACGAGGGGACCGGCTCAACGGTGAGCAATCTCCGCATTCCGCTCTTGGAGTCGCTACCGATTCCGACAAGGCCGCTCTCCGAACAACGCGCCATCGCACACATCCTCGGCACGCTGGACGACAAGATCGAGCTGAACCGGCGGATGAGCGAGACGCTGGAGGGGATGGCGCGCGCGCTCTTCAAGTCGTGGTTCGTGGACTTCGACCCCGTCCGCGCCAAGGCCGAAGGGCGCGACCCCGGCCTCGCCAAGCCCATCGCCGACCTCTTCCCGGCCCGCCTCGTCCACTCCGAACTCGGCGAGATTCCGGAGGGGTGGGAGGTCGGTCGGTTTGGCGAAGTGGTGGAGCAGCTTCGCGACCAAGAGAACCCGCTCTCGTTTCCGGACGTGCTGTACCACCACTTCAGCATCCCGGCATTCGACGAGGGGCAGACAGCGAAGGCCGAGTTCGGCGAGAGCATCAAGAGCCTAAAGTCGCGTGTACCTCCCGGGGTGATCCTGATGTCGAAGCTCAACCCCGAGATTGAGCGGGTTTGGATGGTCGACGTACAGCCGTACGACCGATCGGTGTGCTCGACCGAGTTCCTGGTTCTGCGTTCCCGGCCTCCGTTCACGCGCGGCTATGCCTATTGCCTCGCGCGGTCGCCGCTGTTTCGGCAGCAGATCGAGGGTCTCGTTACTGGAACATCCAAGAGTCACCAGCGCGCCCAGGTGCGGTCGATCCTCGACCTCGCAGCAGTCAAGCCACCAGCGCGTGTCGTCGCAACGTTCGATGGGTCGGCCGAAGCCATGCTTGCGCGAACGCTCGAATGTCGACGCGAGGGCCGCACGCTCGCCGCCCTGCGTGACGCGCTGCTGCCCAAGCTCATCTCCGGCGAGCTGCGCGTGGGGGATGCGCTACAAGGAGTTCAAGCTTGGGAGCCAGCTACACAAGAGGTATTCGCCGAAAGCGTTGGACGTCATCCGCGACAAGTTGAAGACCGAGAGCATGGATGA
- a CDS encoding ImmA/IrrE family metallo-endopeptidase, with the protein MNRIPVDRKLLTWARERAGMDTLELAGRFPKLHQWEEGTLLPTLRQLEEFARAVHVPIGYLFLPRPPEEALPIPDFRTLANRVVTRPSPNLLDTIYLCQQRQDWFRDYARVHALTPLAFVGSVRIQDSPERVAEAMRQALDLSIAERQRLPTWTDALRQLIAKSEDAGVLVMASSILGSNSHRKLDVEEFRGFALADDLAPLVFINAADSKAAQMFTLAHELAHVWLGESGVSDPVAGQLPELRVERWCNAVAAEFLVPLDALRTEHQGDPPIGDEIQRLARMFKVSTLVVLRRLFDARFIDQATLWQSYRDELTRIRTLDRGGTGGGDFYRTLGTRTGKRFARAVLSSTLEGQTLFQDAFRMLGVRKTATFYEAARELGVMM; encoded by the coding sequence ATGAACCGCATTCCTGTCGACCGAAAGCTGCTGACCTGGGCGCGTGAGCGCGCCGGGATGGACACGCTAGAGCTAGCAGGGCGTTTCCCGAAGCTCCACCAGTGGGAAGAAGGGACGTTGCTCCCGACCTTGCGGCAGCTCGAGGAATTCGCGCGCGCCGTACATGTTCCGATCGGCTATCTGTTTCTGCCGCGACCCCCGGAAGAGGCGCTACCTATCCCCGATTTCCGTACCTTGGCCAATCGCGTCGTCACCCGCCCCAGCCCGAACCTGCTCGACACGATCTACCTTTGCCAGCAGAGGCAGGACTGGTTCCGCGACTACGCTCGCGTGCACGCGCTGACACCTCTGGCCTTTGTGGGTAGCGTGCGGATACAGGACTCGCCCGAGCGCGTGGCTGAAGCGATGCGGCAGGCGCTCGATCTCTCTATCGCGGAGCGGCAGAGACTGCCCACGTGGACCGATGCGCTGCGCCAACTCATCGCGAAGTCGGAGGATGCCGGAGTGCTGGTGATGGCCAGTTCCATTCTCGGCAGCAACAGCCACCGCAAGCTGGATGTCGAGGAGTTTCGCGGCTTCGCGCTGGCAGATGATCTGGCGCCGCTGGTGTTCATCAATGCGGCCGACAGCAAGGCCGCGCAGATGTTCACGCTGGCCCATGAGCTGGCCCACGTATGGCTGGGTGAGAGCGGCGTTTCCGATCCGGTCGCAGGCCAGCTTCCAGAGCTGCGTGTGGAACGCTGGTGCAATGCGGTGGCGGCGGAGTTTCTGGTGCCCCTGGATGCGTTGCGGACCGAACACCAGGGCGACCCCCCGATTGGCGATGAAATCCAGCGTCTGGCGCGCATGTTCAAAGTCAGCACTCTGGTGGTGCTCCGTCGGTTGTTCGATGCGCGCTTTATCGATCAGGCCACGCTCTGGCAGAGCTACCGGGACGAGCTGACGCGCATCCGGACGCTCGACCGGGGTGGCACAGGCGGCGGTGACTTCTACCGCACGCTGGGGACGCGAACCGGTAAGCGTTTCGCACGGGCGGTGCTCTCCAGCACGCTCGAAGGGCAGACGCTCTTTCAGGATGCTTTCCGAATGCTGGGCGTGCGCAAGACGGCCACGTTCTAT